The following nucleotide sequence is from Nitrososphaerota archaeon.
AACATTGAGAGCCCCAGGCCTAGCGTATCTTGTCGCCAGCTCCACCTTTATAACATCACTGATCCTCGTTCCATTCCTCACAGTAGCAAGTAGCTTAACAGGCAACTCCTTCTACCTAGACATCAGCCGAGCCCTTCCGACTTGGAGCGTCCAGAACCTACCGTTAATGACCGCCAAAACTCTCTTCCTCGGCTCAAACAGCATCCCCTTCATCTTCTCATTCACCCCGCAAATCCCAGGAACAGTGCCGGAGGCCGTGACCGGGATACTGATCTACACTGCTGTCTGCGTTACAATCTCATTCATCAGGTTCTTGAAGACTGACGTAACAAAGAAATCGGTCACATAACCCGGGTGAAACAATAAACCAGATAGGTGAATCTTTTCTCGGCGCTAGAAGTTACGTTAAACTGTTGATTGAGGCTGTTTCTTCTTCAAGGTGGCCCCGATTTCATCGCCTAAAGATTCGAAGACTTCTTCCTCGCCAGCTCTCAAAACCGCATCATTCGTTCCCCCCTTAACGATTGCTGATGCTCTGGGGCGGATTATCTCCAGACCAATATCGTGAAGTTTTCCTTCTATGTATTTAGCGGCGCTACCGGAGAGTCTACTGTCAAGTTTGGTGTCGAAAGCGAAGCCGTATCTCCCAGCTAGATTCTTCCCTTCCAGCTTCGCAAGAAACTCCTTCATCGGTTTCGATGCGCTGAAGGCCTGCGTAGGGGCGCCTACGGCAACTAGGCTGTATTGTGAAAGTGTATCCGGATCTGCGTTCTTTATGTTTAGACAGTCAACCTCGCTGTGACGCTGAATTCCTCTCGCAATCGCCTTCGCAATCCGCTCCGTGTTCCCAAACAACGTATCATAGAGCACTATAGTCCTATTCGGTGTTAACGCAGGATTACTCAACTCAGTTAAATTAAGCGGCCATCACTAATTTAACAATAGCTCCAAATTAATATGATTCATCAAGCATACAGAATAATTACCAATTAACAATCATACAGATAAGAAAAAACGTAAAGAACCCCTTAGACATACACGGAAGAAAGCATCGTCATATCCCCGAGACACATCAACGTAAATATCCAGTCTCATGTCCAGATAACTGGACAGACACTCATACCGCAAAACCTTTTCAGCCCGATAAAAATAATAACTCTTCAGTGGCACCCTTAGAATGTGCCGAGGTAGCTCAGCCTGATAGAACCTCTGTCTAGGCGAGGGAGAGTGGGCTCATACCTCTAACACCCGGCTGAAGACCGGGTTGTCGCAGGCTCAAATCCTGCCCTCGGCATTACAATTTACATATAAACAAGATATTGAATAAATTGAAAAAGAATTGTCCGGCAGTAATTGTGTAAGTTACCGATGATATATCGCATTCTAGAAAATTTCATACGCTTGGTTTCTCAACGTTCTACGCTTATTGTATAAACTTATATAATCTGGACATCATTACATCGTTGGGTGAGCGCTTTGGCCAAAAACGTGCTACACGAACCGCAGCTTGACACTATCCTTATGGTGGAAAAGGCCATAAAAGACGCAAAGCAGTACAACACAAGAGCTAATCTGTGGAAGAGCCTTCCCACAAAGATCCAGTATCAAACATTCCTGAGAATATTGAAGTATCTGGAAGCCTCAAACAAAATCCTTCTTGACAACCACAAAATTGTCTGGATAGCTGTGGATAACCCTAAGCTGCGAGAACTACTTAACGAGAGCGAGACGCTTCGTTAATCTCTACACCTACTAGTAGCCAAAGAGCTTCTCATACTCTTTATGGCTACGGAAGTAGTGCAGTATCACTGCTGTGTAGCCGCTTTCCTCAGCAACTATGGTATAGGTTAAGCGGCGACCACCCTTCAAATTAAACTTGTAGAGATTATTTATCCCCCATTCTACATAGACCTCGGGCCATAATCCCTTGGCTACTTTATCGCCTGATAGAACATCTGCCTTAATGGTATCGAATGCCTCATTCAACTCGATGTATTCAGGAGAACCCTTCTTCACTGTGGCGTAGACTGGGCTGAAAAAAGGCGACCCCTTGACACTAACCGCAGGCTTTGGCGTCTTAACCAAACATGTCGAGATGGTTCGAAGCACCTAGGCATATATCTGCTTCCTTGGGTATTGCTTCATCTTCGGGTGATTCATTAGGGTGCTTCATTTCGGGTGATAGCTTAACCTTATTTCATCAGATAACGATATCTTAGATGTGGGAAAAAAGAAGGACGAATTTACTGAGGATGAACTCAAGGATCAAATAGAGTACGATGAGTGTCCTCAATGTCACTCTAAAGTTAAGGAATTTATTCGCGTTAGAAGTAAGTCGTATCTAACGCCAGATCCATTCGCCTACTTGTTAGATGGTAGAAAAGTCGAAGATGCTGAGGAAAAGTATCGCTGCCCGTATTGCGGGTATATACTTGGAGAAAAAGTAGAGCGTTAGTTAGCTTCTCCCTGATTACTAAGTGCCTTCTCTAGTAGCTCCGCCCATTTGTCTTTACTGTTAACACCTATTCCAGCTACCTGAGCGGGTGTTTGTCCCTCTAAGGCCATATGAGGCTTAACGAAGTTGTACTGTATTCGTTGACCTTCTGCTAAGGCTGTACTCATCTTTTTCCAGCCTCTCTGAACCTTAACACGCTCTCTTAATGTGCCGTTCATTCGTTCTATTCGGTTATTGTTAGCATGTGGTTTCTTTATTCCGCATCTTGCTATGTGTTCGGGTACTCTCTCATTACTCCAATTGTACTTTATTCCTTCGTTGTAGGCTTTCAGACCATCAGTTAGGATTTTCTCAGGTAGGCTTTCATGAGCGTTCTTTTTCGCATCCATCATCGCTCTGATAGCTCCATCATCATCACGTCTCTTACTGAGTTTTGAGGCGATTAAGAAACGTGTTTTTCTATCCATGATATTCCAGAGATAAGCGATATTCTCAAACTTCTTGTTACTGTCTCCACCCTTCATCTTTACGAATAGCTCGTCTGCATGCCATGTCTCTGAGAGCTGAGGCGCTAAGCTGTTCACATACTCAGAAATCATCGGGATATATCGGCTAATCCATCTATACACCGTAGCGTTTCCAATATCCATCTCGAAGTGATCGTTTAGTGTGCGGGCTATCTTTCTTAGGGACATGCCCGAAAAGTAAAGATCCAGAGTAAGGCTGATCGTCTCTGGTGAGTATTGCGCTCTCTTTAGTATGCCTTCTCTGGATTTCTTACCACAGTCACGGCATTTGAATATCTGCTTACCGTCTGAGTGACCGTATCTAACCATCTTGATAGAGCCGCATGAAGGGCATTGAATTGCATCGTCAGCAAAGACTTTCGGCTTAGGCTTATTCTGTATCTGTGTTTGTGAGGCTATCCAGAATTTTACTGCGTGAATATGCTTGCAGAATGTGATTTCATTTGCCCTGTTCTCGAAGTCTGGGCATGTGCAAACCCAAACAGATTCCATAATCCTGACTTCATAAGCGGTGTTGACGCTCGTCTGAGAGGGGACAGCAAAGCTGCCATCCTCATTCTCAGTGATCTTAACTTTCTCGAATAATTCCATGCCTCTCGTCATCCGAGCGTCCGAATTGTTTGCAGGCTCCATCTATTCCACGCTAGATATCTAGATATCTAGTATTAATAAGTGTTACTATATAACTAGATATTGGATAACAGAATACTTAATTATCTAGATAACCATGAGCATGCCGTTGGACTATGGGAGTATTAGGTCTAAAAGTGGATGATGAGCTTGAACAGAAGTTCCGAAAAACCGTGTTCGAGCGTAAAGGAATGAAAAAAGGCAACATCACCGAAGCACTAGAGGAAGCTATCAACCTCTGGATAGATGAAGAAGTAGCCAAAGACGAAGCACAGAGACGAAAATAGATGGTAATCAAAGACGGTAGAGATGAAGAAATAGAGGCACTGTACGACGAGCAGATCAAAGAGATTCAGGATGCTATAGAGATATGCAAACAGCAAGATGACCCGAAAATTAGGAAGAAGCTACAGACATGGCAGAAAGCAGACCTATCAGCTATGATGGTGTTCCTAGAAAGCGCAATGTGGCAGATGAAGCTAAACAAAGTACATGATAAACGAATGACGTATATTGAGCAAAAACTCCTTAAACTCTACGGATATCTTGTTGAAGCAGAATCCTCAAATTTTGATCCAAAAGTTTTAGCTGCTATTAGAGACGATTTAGCTTCTCTAAAAAAGCAAGTAGAGGCACAGAGCCAATACACGCCTATACTTGAAAAACTAAAACAATTAAGAGATGAGGCCATTGAACGAAGCAGAAAAAGAGACGAACATGTAGCTGAACAAAACAAGAAAAAGGTTAGTGGTATCTATGGATGACCGTCTCATTATGCTTCAGTCAATAGAAGTACTAAAAGACGCTTTAGAAAAGAAGAAGATTACCGAGGATTTGCTTGAGATACTTACATCAAGCATAACATGGCAAATGCGCTACTGCGAACATAACGGTATTCCATTTCCTTATGAACAATGGGGAGAGCGTCTAGAGAAGATTCAAACTCTGCTCTGCCAATTATCACCCGAAATGAAGCAGGTGATTAAATCACCCGATTATGAAGCAGAACCCTTCCTTGCGCTTATTGTGAATAATAATTCCGTCGATACTTGCTTGAAGGCATTTGAGCCCAATTAGTTGTGTTGAGCTCCTGCCCTCGACATTAATATTCTTGAATAGATAGCGCGCTAGTTCCTTGACCAATGTTGGAACGGGTGTTCTCTTTATGTTCCGGGTGGTTCCTTTTCTATTAATCGCGTTTTAACAAACGCCGATGGAAATGACGACTAAAGAGAGACCCTTGAAAAGGGGTGCGGAACTGCGAATCAAATCGAAACTATCGAAGATATTAATGCCTAAACGACTATCGCTGTTAATCGTTTTCTCACTGATTGTCGGAGCAACAGTAACCATTTCTTCAGCAGTACCTGTCTTAGGCGATCGGCCTGAGATTAAAAGGCAGGTGCAGGGCGACAGGATTTCAGTGAGTAACGACGCAATAACTCTTGTTGTAGTAGCAGGTGGCAAACATCCCAATTTCTTCTGGTATGCAAACAATAACAACAAGACTGTGTACAATGTTCAGTTCAAAGGCATCACGGAATACGTGGACTACGGGCAGAATATTTATCAACGAAAGTTCAACGCGGACCTCAAAAACCAAATCGACAACCAAACCGTGCACATCAGGGCCTTGAATGCAAGTAAGGTGGGAAGCCTAGTTCTCATATCAGGTCACATTAAGGAGAACCGTAACCCAAACGCAGTGAAGATTTACAATTACATGCTCACAGAATCAGGTGCAGAGATCGGCGTAAACGTAACTAAGGGAACAGCGGTTCAAGGAGAACTCGACGAAAAGGTCATCGTGAAAGGCATCGTAAAGAACTCAAGCAACACTTTGTATATTGAAGCGAAGAACATCGCATCAATAGATGAGTTAGAAGAGGATCTAGGCAAAGATCACCCAGCCTTCTTCGAGTTCAACGAAGCTAAATGGAACTTCAGTGGTTTCAAACCCATCAAGTCAGGCAACACAACCATCGGCTACCAGTTCAGCTTCACCATCCAAAGCATCAAGAACCCTCATTTCAGTAATCTTAACAACCAGATAGAAATCAGAGGCAGACTGTATAACACAACCGTCAAGGAAGGCAACGTCACGGTAACATCCGCCAGCGTAAAAACCGACATCATCATCAAGTCGTGGCAGTGGAACCTAGACAACACCGCAGCTAATATCCTGAACCTAAACATCAGCAAAGATAAGCTTGCCGTCTGGCTTGAGATGACCGCCTTCAACACAAGCAAGGTGGATGACGCAATATCAGGAAAAGCCAAAACCGAAGTAACTCATGTAAAATCAGATGACGAGAAGATCGACGCCAGTCATCACGGCGAGGAGACAGGAGAAGATGAAAAGGAGCTCAGAGTTAAAGGCAGCGAAACCAAACTCAGCTTTGCAAGTAACAGCACAGTTCTAGGAGGCTACTTCAACTTCACAAACTACGCCTACGTTTACACCAACGCCTCAGCACCAACAACAGGTGTAAAGGTTCCTGTAACCGCCTCATACCTAGCTGACGACCATAAGCTCCGCCTATTCCTAGTCTATCCCAACTTCGGAAACAAGAGTCTTGAGCACGACCCCACGATGGGTGCATACGTGACAGGGGTATCCACAACACCCCAATACGTTGTAAACAGCGACAGCGGAACAGCACAACCAGCTATAACCAGCCAAACAACCAAATCGACAGCAATTACAACTACACCTAGTCAATCTGCGACCTCAACGGCTACAACGACCACAGGTCTGCCTACAGAATTAACCTATGCTCTAGCAGCAATAGCCGTGATAGCTGCAATCGCAGCAGTAATGGTAATCAGGAAGCGCGCCTAAACAAACAGGTCTGCTTCCACTCCTCCCTTTTTTTCACTGATTGTTCTTTATGCTTCTTAACCTGGATATATCGAAAAATAGGTAGAGCCGAGGCTGCGCTGAAATGCAAAATATAAATACGGCTCAAACTGGTTTTAAACCGGAGTTTATTGCCGCTATCAACACGCCGGAACTTTAAGCTACTAGCTATAGTCTTAATCACTCTGGGAATCATAACGATAGTTTACACAGCCTTCTTCATGCAGGCCTTTCAATACCGTGTTGAATTATACGAGGGCGATCAACCAGTTAATGTCACTGGCACGACCCAGTTTCAGAAGCTGGTAGTGGGATTCGTAGGTGGCGCAATGATATTCCTCGGATACAAGTCGTATAGATATATACCTCGAGCCGAGCGAGAGAAGGAACAGATATCCGAGTTAGACCTGTACGACAACGAGGAAAAATAGATACGTCCAATCTCAAGTTAAGATATGCGTCGACGCTTTACTCCACGCCTGTCATCAGTTTTCCTTCACTAAGTTCTCGTTCAGACAGGGTGAGAATTCTCTTCTTTAAGCTGGAGAGCGTTGCGTCATACTGCTTATTCTTGTCGATGGTTAGTGCAGTTTTGTAGGCTTTGACTAGCTCTGCCACCAAGTTGGGTGCGTAGAGGTTACATCTGATGCGGAGAACATCTACGCCCGCCGCCTTCAGATCCTGTGTATACTCGATTAAGCAGATGTCGCTTGAAGAGATAACATGTGTGTTGGAAACTTCGTCGCATTTTAACGGATACGCATGTTCGTTCTGGTCTCTGAGAAGGAACCCCTTTTTGCTGCAGGCTTCTCGACAGGACGTTTTGTCTCCACGGTTTACTGCATTTGACGCTGGACAGTATCTGGAAAGCATTAATGTAATCGGGCCGTGAACAACACACTCAATCTCTCCGGGTGCTCCGCCAGCTATCCGTGATATCTGAGACAAATGCAGCTCCTGCGAGACAGTTATTCTATCCGCGTAGCCGAAAAGCAGGTTTCGGGTAAGCCTGTTGAAAACGTTCAGCGAAGAGTCAAGGTAGGTCTTTACGCCTATTTCCCTAGCCGCTTCAAGCGCTCCGATATCTCCAACTAGAAAAGTGTCTGCTCCTGCATTCTGCAGCTTTAGTATCCATTCTTTCAGGCGTTCATCGTTCCCTGTCACCTTAGGCAGCACGAAGGTAAGCGGCACCTTACCTTCCTGGGCGATCTCCAAGGCTTGCCGATAATTCTTCAGATCCAGTTGTTGAGCCGATTCAGGGAATCCCCCGAAGTAGACTTCATCAGCACCCGCATCAATTGCTGCTTTGAGCGTCTGAAGCGTGGTTACTTCGGCGCAGATCTTCAGCACGCTACGGGTCCGCTCCTCACCTTCCTCTTTCTTCTTAGATGCTTGTAGAATTGAAGAGAGCCTTTCGTAGCCTCTCTGTTTGCTACTGTGCAGCCCAGCGGGTTTAATCGCAGTCACACCGTCAGGATGAGCGAAGGTGGCTCTGGCTCGCTCATGCAGGGCTGAGTCTCTGCTTTTCCGCACCTGTGAGTTAGGCTGCGGTTGAAAAGGCAAAACAATCTCCGCTACAGTTTTTGCGCGGGCTTCGCTGCAGCTTTTGCCATTGACAAGCATCTTCTTTACTATCAAGCCTTCTCTACCTGAAGATGTTTGGAACTCCAAGCCGTCCCCTACCCGGGTGTCTTCAGACAGCAAAATTGACGCTGTCTTTGAAGGTGCGTTGTATCCTGTTACTACACCGACCTCTACGCCGTAGTTGCCTGGTCTTTCACGGTTTATCGCTTCGCTTCCTGGGTAGATGTAGATGCATCCTTTAGTGAATTCTCTGCTGAATATTGCTTCTAAATCCCTCTTCTCTGCCGGCATCGGCTCACGATAGTCGCCGTCCAGTATACTCCTGTAGGTTCCGGTGACTACTGCGACATATTCGGGAATTTTCATTCGTCCCTCAATCTTCAAGGCGTCTACACCTGCTGAAGCAAGTTTGCCAACGTCTTCAGAGAGGTTCAGATCCTTCATTGACAGGAGGTGAGAACCGTCGGTGCGCAACGGTATCCCGTTTCCAGTAACTATGCTGTACGGGAGCCTGCAGGGTGATGCGCATCTGCCCCTGTTGGCGCTTCTTCCTCCGATGAAGCCGCTAAGCAGGCATTGCCCAGAGTATGAGAAACATAATGCACCGTGCACAAAGACCTCGACCTCAACACCGCAGTCGCTCTTGATCCTCCGGATCTGCTCTAAGGAAAGCTCCCGAGCCAATATGACTCTCTTGGCGCCATGCTCAGCCCAGATCTTCACGCCTGCAGAGCTGCTGATTGTTGCCTGAGTGCTCGCATGCACTCTGAGATCAGGATGGAGATCCCTGCAGAGCTTAAGGACACCGAGATCCTGAACAATAACTGCGTCAGCCTCCAAACTATGAAGGTTAGTCAAGTAATCGTCAAGATCGCAAAGTTCACGGTCAGCCACTAACGTGTTGACTGTAACATACACCTTAACATTCCTGTTATGCGCGTATCGAATCACAGATCCAAGTTCATCGAGACCAAAGTTCTTGGCGTGGATCCTAGCGTTGAACCGTTTTCCACCGAGATAGACTGCATCGGCGCCGTTGCTTACTGCTGCTCTTAACGCGTCGAAGTCTCCTGCGGGCACAACAAGCTCAGGTTTCAAGGTCTATCACAACATCTGTTGGCTGAATGAGTCTGTCCTGTCTGCAACTCTTCTTTCTAATCGACAATACCGTCCCTTATTAACGCTGGGAGGATCTTGTTCCGTATACTAGGTGCGAGAACCAAGTTGTGGTCACTTCCTATCCACGCTATCTCCTCGATCTCAGATGAGGGTTTCAAGTCTCCATCAATCTCCCCTAGAGAAAGCGATATCTGAATAATCGTGTCAGGCTCGTTCGCGGCAACGTCCTCGAAGACTCCGTAAAACTTGACCGAACCCGGCTTAACATCTGCGTCAAGCTCCTCTTTAACCTCCCGACTCAAAGCCTGCTCCAAACCTTCTCCATTCTCAGGCTTGCCGCCGGGCAGAAGAAACTTTATAGTACCGCGCTCCCGTACCACAAGCAGTTTCCTGTCTCTAACCACCGCTAAGCCGTACTTGAAGAGCTTTCGCACATCACACCAACATTCAACCGACGAATAATAACTTGCATAGTTGAATCTGCGGAACCGTTTATTTGCTGTAAAGGCCAACCAATACGCTTGTCGAGAGCACATGTCCTTTCATTGCGTCGAGAACTTGCTCTTTAGTCGATTTAGGCGCAGTGTCTAGTAGCGTGTCAAGCGCGTATAATGTGAAGATGTAGTGATGTGTCCCGCTCGGCGGACAGGGACCGGTGTAACCTGTGCTTCTGGCACCGTTAACGCCTTGCACACCAACACCCTCAACTGTAGCGTTCTTGGGGATGTTTTCGTCAAGCCTGCTGACGCTGGGCGGAATGTTGAAGATAACCCAGTGCGTAAAGACCCCTCTCGGAGCATCCGGATCATCCACTATCAGAACATAAGATTTAGTTCCCTGAGGACCAACTGTCCATAATAGAGGCGGAGACACACTAGCTCCTTTGCAGGTGTAATTGTCCGGTATCGACGTGTTGTTACCGAACGCTATGCTAGTCAGCTGAGCTGTCAAAGACTGGTTTTGTGGCTGTTGTCTCTGTTGCTGTTGAGTCTGACTGGATGTAGTTGAACTTGGGCTTTGCGGTTGATTCACTATAAATGCAGCTATTAACGCGGCCACAACTAATGCGGTTATACCTGCCA
It contains:
- a CDS encoding flavodoxin domain-containing protein — protein: MSNPALTPNRTIVLYDTLFGNTERIAKAIARGIQRHSEVDCLNIKNADPDTLSQYSLVAVGAPTQAFSASKPMKEFLAKLEGKNLAGRYGFAFDTKLDSRLSGSAAKYIEGKLHDIGLEIIRPRASAIVKGGTNDAVLRAGEEEVFESLGDEIGATLKKKQPQSTV
- a CDS encoding DDE-type integrase/transposase/recombinase, producing the protein MEPANNSDARMTRGMELFEKVKITENEDGSFAVPSQTSVNTAYEVRIMESVWVCTCPDFENRANEITFCKHIHAVKFWIASQTQIQNKPKPKVFADDAIQCPSCGSIKMVRYGHSDGKQIFKCRDCGKKSREGILKRAQYSPETISLTLDLYFSGMSLRKIARTLNDHFEMDIGNATVYRWISRYIPMISEYVNSLAPQLSETWHADELFVKMKGGDSNKKFENIAYLWNIMDRKTRFLIASKLSKRRDDDGAIRAMMDAKKNAHESLPEKILTDGLKAYNEGIKYNWSNERVPEHIARCGIKKPHANNNRIERMNGTLRERVKVQRGWKKMSTALAEGQRIQYNFVKPHMALEGQTPAQVAGIGVNSKDKWAELLEKALSNQGEAN
- a CDS encoding U32 family peptidase, with the protein product MKPELVVPAGDFDALRAAVSNGADAVYLGGKRFNARIHAKNFGLDELGSVIRYAHNRNVKVYVTVNTLVADRELCDLDDYLTNLHSLEADAVIVQDLGVLKLCRDLHPDLRVHASTQATISSSAGVKIWAEHGAKRVILARELSLEQIRRIKSDCGVEVEVFVHGALCFSYSGQCLLSGFIGGRSANRGRCASPCRLPYSIVTGNGIPLRTDGSHLLSMKDLNLSEDVGKLASAGVDALKIEGRMKIPEYVAVVTGTYRSILDGDYREPMPAEKRDLEAIFSREFTKGCIYIYPGSEAINRERPGNYGVEVGVVTGYNAPSKTASILLSEDTRVGDGLEFQTSSGREGLIVKKMLVNGKSCSEARAKTVAEIVLPFQPQPNSQVRKSRDSALHERARATFAHPDGVTAIKPAGLHSSKQRGYERLSSILQASKKKEEGEERTRSVLKICAEVTTLQTLKAAIDAGADEVYFGGFPESAQQLDLKNYRQALEIAQEGKVPLTFVLPKVTGNDERLKEWILKLQNAGADTFLVGDIGALEAAREIGVKTYLDSSLNVFNRLTRNLLFGYADRITVSQELHLSQISRIAGGAPGEIECVVHGPITLMLSRYCPASNAVNRGDKTSCREACSKKGFLLRDQNEHAYPLKCDEVSNTHVISSSDICLIEYTQDLKAAGVDVLRIRCNLYAPNLVAELVKAYKTALTIDKNKQYDATLSSLKKRILTLSERELSEGKLMTGVE
- a CDS encoding NUDIX domain-containing protein, with the translated sequence MRKLFKYGLAVVRDRKLLVVRERGTIKFLLPGGKPENGEGLEQALSREVKEELDADVKPGSVKFYGVFEDVAANEPDTIIQISLSLGEIDGDLKPSSEIEEIAWIGSDHNLVLAPSIRNKILPALIRDGIVD
- a CDS encoding YbhB/YbcL family Raf kinase inhibitor-like protein; its protein translation is MAGITALVVAALIAAFIVNQPQSPSSTTSSQTQQQQRQQPQNQSLTAQLTSIAFGNNTSIPDNYTCKGASVSPPLLWTVGPQGTKSYVLIVDDPDAPRGVFTHWVIFNIPPSVSRLDENIPKNATVEGVGVQGVNGARSTGYTGPCPPSGTHHYIFTLYALDTLLDTAPKSTKEQVLDAMKGHVLSTSVLVGLYSK